In the Neisseria sp. KEM232 genome, CGCGCTCACGCTCACCTTCGGCAAACACACCATGGTCGAGCCTGCCGATATTATTCTGCTGATGCAGAGCAATAAAAATTATCGTATGGCGGGCGCGGACAAGCTGCGCGTGAGCGCGGTGATGGAAGACATCGAAACACGCATCAAAACCGTGCGCGCCGTATTGAGAAAACTGGCGAACAAAGAAACCTAGCAAACAAAGGCCGTCTGAATCTTTCAGACGGCCTCAAGCCCAACCCACGTAAAACCATGTCCCAACCCGATTTCACTTTTTTCATCTACGACTACGAAAGTTTCGGCATCAGCCCCGCCGCCGACCGCCCCGCGCAGTTTGCCGGTATCCGCACCGACGCGGATTTCAACATCGTCGGCGAACCGGTCATGTTCTACTGCCGCCAAACAAGCGACTATCTGCCCTCGCCCGAAGCGGTGTTGCTTACGGGTATCACGCCGCAGGAATGCAACGCAAAAGGCGTGTCCGAGCCGGAATTTGCCGCGCGGATTTGGGCGGAGTTTGCCCGCCCCAACACCTGCATCATGGGCTTCAACAACATCCGCTACGACGATGAAATGACGCGCTACCTGTTTTATCGCAACTTCATCGACCCCTACGAATACAGCTACAAAAACGGCAACTCGCGCTGGGATTTGCTCGATGTCGTCCGCGCCTGCTATGCGCTGCGCCCCGAGGGTATCGAGTGGCCGCGCGATTCAGACGGCCTGCCCGTGTTTAAGCTGGAACAACTCACCGCTGCCAACGGCATCGCCCACGAACACGCCCACGATGCAATGTCCGACGTGTACGCCACCATCGAAACGGCCAAACTCATCAAGCAAAAACAGCCGCGCCTGTTCCAATATTTCTTTGAACACCACAGCAAAGAAGCACTCAAAGCCATGATCGACACCCAAGGCCTCACGCCGCTGGTGCACGTATCGGGCATGTTTGGCAACCGGCGCGGCA is a window encoding:
- the sbcB gene encoding exodeoxyribonuclease I, whose amino-acid sequence is MSQPDFTFFIYDYESFGISPAADRPAQFAGIRTDADFNIVGEPVMFYCRQTSDYLPSPEAVLLTGITPQECNAKGVSEPEFAARIWAEFARPNTCIMGFNNIRYDDEMTRYLFYRNFIDPYEYSYKNGNSRWDLLDVVRACYALRPEGIEWPRDSDGLPVFKLEQLTAANGIAHEHAHDAMSDVYATIETAKLIKQKQPRLFQYFFEHHSKEALKAMIDTQGLTPLVHVSGMFGNRRGNTALIAPLAWHPTNANALIACDLSADLGDLLTLDADTLRERLYSKKETLLEQGILPVPLKLVHINKCPILAPLNTLRAEDAERLGISRAECLDNLKELQRPSEIRSKVQAIFRQTREFAPGDNVETELYNGFFSPADKNSMTALRSLPPEKLADSGLVFQDTRIGKLLFHYRARHFYPSLSRAEQIRWQKYRRKKLETALPDFSLSLQSLAEQYAGNPDKLMLLQDLYEYAEKLVG